One genomic region from candidate division WOR-3 bacterium encodes:
- a CDS encoding Glu/Leu/Phe/Val dehydrogenase — MNNNKKLTKKYDPFIEATYQYEKAASVLDLEPWIYNRLKYPEKELTVHITITRDNGKVETFTGFRVQHSTIRGPGKGGIRYSPDASLEECKALAAWMTWKCAVLNLPLGGAKGAVICNPPEMSESELERLTKEYTYAIKEIIGPQKDIPAPDVWTNPQTMAWICDAYSRYVGYFEPAVVTGKPIAIGGSKGRSSATGLGMYYTLLETSKYLEIPLEGKRVTIIGYGNVGSSIARLLYDYGCKIIAITDIYGGIYNKNGIDIKALDQYVSHTKTVKGFNKYDEITNDELLELDTDILLPCAVEGMINEDNAHKIKAKIICEGANGPTTNEATDILTDKKVFIIPDILANAGGVTVSYLEWVQDIQRVFYDEEEVKNKCWHMMQQSFWDVVRIAEKYKTNMRHAAYILAVQRVAEAARLLGRVGRN; from the coding sequence ATGAACAACAACAAAAAATTAACCAAGAAATATGACCCATTTATTGAAGCTACCTATCAGTATGAGAAGGCAGCAAGCGTGCTGGATCTTGAGCCCTGGATTTATAACCGGCTCAAATATCCAGAAAAGGAGTTAACAGTCCATATTACAATAACGCGAGATAATGGTAAAGTTGAAACATTTACCGGATTTAGGGTTCAGCATTCAACTATCCGTGGTCCGGGAAAAGGCGGTATAAGGTATAGTCCAGATGCTTCATTAGAGGAATGCAAAGCCCTAGCTGCCTGGATGACCTGGAAATGCGCAGTTTTAAATCTCCCACTGGGTGGTGCCAAGGGCGCGGTGATCTGCAACCCACCTGAAATGTCGGAATCAGAACTTGAAAGACTAACCAAGGAATATACTTACGCAATAAAGGAAATCATTGGTCCACAAAAGGATATCCCAGCACCTGATGTCTGGACCAATCCCCAAACTATGGCATGGATATGCGATGCCTACAGCAGATATGTTGGTTATTTTGAACCTGCAGTAGTCACCGGGAAACCCATCGCAATCGGCGGTTCAAAAGGACGTTCAAGCGCCACTGGTTTAGGAATGTACTATACCCTTCTTGAGACATCCAAATATCTGGAAATTCCCCTTGAAGGAAAAAGGGTCACAATAATTGGATACGGGAATGTTGGTTCATCTATCGCAAGATTGTTGTATGACTATGGTTGCAAAATCATTGCTATAACTGATATCTACGGCGGAATCTATAACAAAAATGGAATAGACATCAAAGCCCTTGACCAATATGTGAGTCACACCAAGACAGTAAAAGGATTTAATAAATATGACGAAATCACTAATGATGAATTACTGGAACTGGATACTGATATATTGCTGCCCTGCGCGGTAGAGGGAATGATAAATGAAGACAATGCCCACAAGATAAAAGCAAAGATAATTTGTGAAGGTGCAAATGGTCCCACAACCAATGAAGCAACCGATATTCTCACCGATAAGAAAGTCTTCATCATCCCCGACATTCTCGCCAATGCCGGTGGTGTAACCGTCTCCTATCTTGAATGGGTCCAGGATATCCAGAGAGTTTTCTATGATGAGGAAGAAGTTAAGAATAAGTGCTGGCATATGATGCAACAGTCCTTCTGGGATGTTGTAAGAATTGCAGAAAAGTATAAAACTAATATGAGGCATGCGGCATATATCCTTGCGGTTCAGAGGGTCGCAGAAGCGGCAAGATTACTTGGGAGAGTGGGTAGAAACTAA
- a CDS encoding NAD(P)H-dependent oxidoreductase subunit E: protein MDLNLKDINNILKKYDYKKNALIAILQDIQEKYNWLPQEALRFVSEKLCIPLIDVYSVATFYRAFKLVEPGKHNITVCMGTACHVRGAPAVLNRFEEKLGITAGQTTPDHHVSLETVNCLGCCALAPVVVVDGKYNAQTTLQKADKILEELKPKAKPKSAAQKPKKSKK from the coding sequence ATGGACTTAAACTTAAAAGATATAAATAATATCCTTAAGAAATATGACTATAAAAAGAATGCGTTAATCGCAATTTTACAAGACATTCAGGAGAAATATAACTGGCTACCCCAGGAGGCATTGAGGTTTGTATCGGAAAAACTTTGTATTCCGCTTATAGATGTCTATAGCGTCGCTACATTCTACCGGGCTTTCAAACTTGTGGAACCAGGAAAACATAATATAACTGTTTGCATGGGAACTGCCTGTCATGTGAGAGGCGCGCCGGCCGTGCTTAATAGATTTGAAGAAAAATTAGGAATAACCGCTGGTCAGACCACACCTGATCATCATGTCTCCTTGGAAACCGTAAACTGCTTAGGATGTTGCGCACTCGCCCCGGTGGTGGTAGTTGACGGAAAATATAATGCACAAACCACACTCCAGAAAGCAGATAAAATTTTAGAAGAATTAAAACCCAAAGCGAAACCGAAATCCGCAGCACAAAAACCAAAGAAAAGTAAGAAATAA
- a CDS encoding transcriptional regulator, giving the protein MNLIKIKAILQAKEITNHISIDIEVNSIIASDLMSDVLHANASAELLLTGLANNQAVRTCEIAGIKAIIFVRGKSPPIETIKLAEECNIPLLTCEYSMFEACGILYSKGLKTAK; this is encoded by the coding sequence ATGAATCTAATCAAGATTAAAGCAATACTTCAAGCCAAGGAAATTACAAACCATATTTCAATAGATATAGAAGTAAACTCGATAATTGCCTCAGATCTCATGAGCGATGTCTTGCATGCTAATGCTTCGGCTGAGCTACTTTTAACTGGATTGGCAAATAATCAGGCAGTAAGAACATGTGAAATTGCGGGAATAAAGGCAATCATATTCGTCCGTGGCAAATCACCGCCTATAGAGACGATTAAACTTGCAGAAGAATGCAACATTCCCTTACTCACCTGTGAATATTCAATGTTCGAAGCCTGTGGAATTCTTTATTCAAAAGGCTTAAAGACCGCAAAGTAA
- a CDS encoding ATP-binding protein: MEQETILSEEFEITGGDFINGGMASCRIKNILKEIGIDAEIMRRVAIASYEAEMNVVMYAKKGKMKLILTPHRIVIKVEDEGPGIPDIELAMQPGYSTATPEMREMGFGAGMGLPNIQKNADIFNINSTVGKGTNLQIVINLNNKNV, translated from the coding sequence ATGGAACAGGAAACAATACTCTCTGAAGAATTTGAAATCACTGGTGGCGATTTTATAAACGGTGGCATGGCTTCTTGTAGAATAAAAAATATTCTAAAAGAGATTGGAATTGATGCAGAGATTATGCGTAGGGTCGCAATCGCCTCGTATGAGGCAGAAATGAATGTTGTAATGTATGCGAAAAAAGGAAAAATGAAACTTATCCTTACTCCTCACCGTATCGTAATAAAGGTTGAGGATGAAGGACCAGGAATTCCTGATATCGAACTTGCAATGCAACCAGGTTATTCAACAGCAACACCCGAGATGCGCGAAATGGGGTTTGGCGCAGGGATGGGATTGCCTAACATCCAAAAAAATGCTGACATATTCAATATCAACTCAACGGTAGGCAAGGGGACAAATCTTCAAATAGTCATCAATTTGAATAACAAAAATGTCTGA
- a CDS encoding [Fe-Fe] hydrogenase large subunit C-terminal domain-containing protein, whose protein sequence is MSDPIPYHSIKVDEKKCIGCVVCMKVCPTKAIRIKEKKAAVNAERCIDCGECYRACPYGAITPLTTKTSDITRFKIKVALPSPVLYSQFGSNIMPDQILNALKAIGFDYVYDESLACEMISIAIEEYLERNKSPRPIISSTCPVVVRLIQRLFPSLVSLIIRMEPPREIAAKNLKKELSKEHKISEQDIGIFHITSCPAKMVSINKPETMEKSYLDGAISIKEIYNQLMAQLKKEEHNFILQTQSQASGIGIGWAISGGEIRGIKQDASVSVSGVHDTIRILSDVESGKIKNIEYLECLICPDGCIGGPLTVENRFLAKSHILKLIRKFGRKNRIDISYVKQLYDKNFFSFERNIQPKPFPPLDPDKNEAIKKLKKKERILKNLPGINCGVCGAPDCESFAEDLVKGEKGLTIGRCVFLGE, encoded by the coding sequence ATGTCTGACCCAATTCCCTATCACTCTATTAAAGTTGATGAGAAGAAATGCATCGGATGTGTCGTCTGCATGAAGGTTTGTCCGACAAAGGCGATAAGGATAAAAGAAAAGAAAGCCGCCGTAAATGCCGAGAGATGCATCGATTGTGGAGAATGCTATCGTGCCTGCCCTTATGGTGCAATTACACCCCTTACCACCAAAACATCAGATATCACCCGTTTCAAAATTAAAGTGGCGCTCCCTTCTCCTGTCCTTTATTCACAATTCGGTAGCAATATAATGCCCGATCAAATTCTCAATGCCCTGAAAGCGATTGGCTTTGATTATGTCTACGACGAGTCACTCGCCTGTGAAATGATTTCCATTGCAATTGAAGAATATCTTGAAAGAAACAAATCTCCCAGACCTATAATATCTTCAACCTGTCCGGTTGTCGTGCGTTTAATACAACGGCTATTCCCAAGTCTTGTTTCATTGATAATTCGCATGGAACCCCCCAGAGAAATTGCCGCGAAAAATTTAAAAAAGGAACTTTCAAAAGAACACAAAATTTCTGAACAAGATATCGGTATTTTCCACATCACTTCCTGTCCAGCCAAAATGGTATCTATAAATAAACCGGAAACAATGGAAAAATCCTACCTTGATGGGGCAATCTCCATCAAAGAAATATACAATCAATTGATGGCACAACTCAAAAAAGAAGAACATAACTTCATCCTCCAAACCCAGAGTCAAGCGAGTGGTATTGGAATCGGTTGGGCGATCTCGGGTGGTGAGATAAGAGGAATAAAGCAAGACGCTTCAGTTTCGGTCTCGGGTGTTCACGATACAATAAGAATACTTAGTGACGTAGAGTCTGGAAAAATAAAAAATATTGAATATCTTGAATGCCTAATTTGTCCAGATGGCTGCATTGGCGGACCACTCACAGTAGAAAATCGTTTCCTTGCCAAAAGCCATATCTTAAAGTTAATAAGAAAATTTGGGAGGAAAAATCGTATTGACATCTCTTATGTGAAACAATTATACGACAAAAATTTCTTTTCATTCGAACGGAATATCCAACCCAAGCCATTTCCCCCTTTGGATCCGGATAAAAATGAAGCAATTAAAAAGCTTAAGAAGAAAGAACGTATCCTTAAGAATTTACCCGGAATCAACTGTGGTGTCTGTGGAGCCCCAGATTGTGAGTCATTTGCAGAGGATTTGGTCAAAGGAGAAAAAGGCCTCACAATCGGGAGATGTGTTTTCTTAGGAGAATAA
- a CDS encoding DRTGG domain-containing protein, whose product MKLTEIIKELNLKVLCAEENLERVVSDGYVSDMLSDVMANAKKNNIWITLQTHPNIVAVAVLKEIAGIIIPAGRKPEPETIKKAEQEKIPIMTTELSGFEIAGRLYRMLK is encoded by the coding sequence ATGAAATTAACTGAAATAATAAAAGAATTGAATTTAAAAGTATTGTGTGCGGAAGAAAATCTTGAACGCGTGGTGAGCGATGGCTATGTAAGTGACATGCTCAGCGATGTAATGGCAAATGCGAAAAAAAACAACATCTGGATTACGCTACAAACTCATCCCAATATCGTGGCAGTTGCAGTATTAAAAGAAATCGCTGGAATCATAATTCCTGCCGGCCGCAAACCCGAACCTGAAACAATCAAAAAAGCAGAACAGGAAAAGATTCCGATCATGACCACGGAGTTATCAGGATTTGAAATAGCGGGAAGACTTTATAGAATGTTAAAATGA
- a CDS encoding PHP domain-containing protein, with protein MLRWFRADLHIHTCLSPCGDLTMSPLRIVKMAYEMGLNIIGICDHNSAENVRAAINAAELIGKERTHSSPLAVLPGMEVCTKEEVHIIGLFGKLEDVLKLQTLVYQKLPEEKNNPELFGEQIIANEYDEVEGYSERFLIGASTLTVKGVVDQIHRFNGIAIASHIDREGFSLIGQLGFIPEDLPLDALEISANITIDDALKRFPEIKKFPIIRSSDAHFPEDIGKATTSFLLEEPTLTEIKTAFMLQKGRRYEA; from the coding sequence ATGCTAAGATGGTTTCGGGCAGATTTACACATCCATACTTGCCTCTCCCCTTGCGGCGATTTGACGATGTCACCATTAAGAATAGTAAAAATGGCTTATGAAATGGGGCTCAATATCATAGGAATTTGCGATCATAATTCAGCCGAAAATGTCAGGGCTGCAATAAATGCCGCAGAATTGATTGGTAAGGAAAGGACTCATTCATCTCCTTTAGCCGTGCTTCCTGGCATGGAGGTTTGCACAAAAGAAGAAGTCCACATTATTGGTTTGTTTGGAAAATTAGAAGATGTTTTGAAATTGCAGACACTTGTTTATCAAAAATTGCCTGAAGAAAAGAACAATCCCGAGCTCTTCGGTGAGCAAATTATTGCTAATGAGTATGATGAGGTTGAAGGATATAGTGAAAGATTTTTAATCGGGGCAAGTACTTTAACCGTAAAAGGAGTTGTTGACCAAATCCATAGATTTAATGGTATTGCAATCGCATCACACATTGATAGAGAAGGATTCAGCTTAATTGGGCAATTAGGGTTCATACCCGAAGACTTACCTTTAGATGCTTTAGAAATTTCCGCTAATATTACGATTGATGATGCACTCAAGCGATTTCCTGAAATAAAAAAATTTCCAATCATTCGCAGTTCAGATGCGCATTTTCCTGAAGACATAGGAAAAGCAACAACCAGTTTTCTGCTTGAAGAACCAACGCTTACTGAGATAAAAACAGCATTTATGTTGCAAAAAGGCAGAAGATATGAAGCATAA
- a CDS encoding ATP-binding protein, producing the protein MQDLSLHILDLVENSIDAGATKIEILIDEDVKKNLLKITIKDNGKGMDKRTLKKVLDPFYTTKTVRRVGLGLSLFAQSVREAEGTIQIKSKKGKGTVVDAKMIYNHIDRKPLGNMCDTLIALIGTKGDEIDFVYEHCKDSVCFRIDTKEIKESLDGVPINNPLVLKFLKDKLKAEFKKIRVGYE; encoded by the coding sequence ATGCAAGATTTATCGCTCCATATCTTAGATCTTGTTGAAAACTCAATAGACGCCGGGGCAACGAAAATTGAAATCCTAATTGATGAAGATGTCAAAAAGAATCTACTTAAAATAACAATAAAGGACAATGGCAAAGGAATGGATAAAAGAACGCTTAAAAAGGTTCTTGACCCATTCTATACGACAAAAACTGTCAGAAGAGTAGGCTTAGGTCTATCCCTTTTTGCCCAATCTGTTAGAGAAGCCGAAGGTACCATTCAAATTAAATCCAAGAAAGGGAAAGGCACGGTTGTGGATGCAAAAATGATATACAATCATATTGATAGGAAACCACTTGGAAATATGTGTGATACGCTTATTGCGCTTATTGGAACCAAAGGGGATGAAATAGATTTTGTCTACGAACATTGTAAGGATAGTGTATGTTTCAGGATTGATACAAAGGAGATAAAAGAATCATTAGATGGAGTTCCGATAAATAATCCTCTGGTATTAAAATTTTTGAAAGATAAATTAAAAGCGGAGTTTAAAAAGATAAGAGTAGGATATGAATGA
- a CDS encoding (2Fe-2S) ferredoxin domain-containing protein: MKKLKIGDLEKIREKVAKTRVLREGKARARITVHMGTCGIAAGARDILTTLMSEIEKKKVTDVIVTTSGCAGLCSREPMATVELIDKPPVKYVDLTPEKIKKIFAEHVMKGNIVKEYALAVGSETTH; the protein is encoded by the coding sequence ATGAAAAAACTTAAAATCGGCGACCTTGAAAAAATAAGAGAAAAAGTCGCTAAAACAAGGGTTTTAAGAGAAGGTAAAGCAAGGGCTAGGATAACAGTTCATATGGGAACCTGTGGTATTGCTGCTGGCGCCCGGGATATTCTAACAACTCTTATGTCGGAGATAGAAAAGAAAAAGGTAACCGATGTTATTGTGACAACTTCGGGTTGTGCTGGACTGTGCAGTAGAGAACCGATGGCAACAGTCGAACTTATTGATAAGCCGCCAGTTAAGTATGTTGACCTTACACCTGAAAAAATTAAAAAAATATTCGCTGAACATGTAATGAAAGGCAATATCGTTAAGGAATACGCCCTTGCGGTAGGAAGTGAAACAACTCATTGA